From the Streptomyces sp. NBC_01216 genome, the window AGACGCTCGGGGTCCGCCCCGACAACGCCGCCGTCACCGTCGAGGACGTCAAGGTCCAGAACGCTCTGGTCATCACGCAGCCCGGACTCACCGCCGCCGGACCCGCCGTCGTCTCGGCCACGGTCTTCAACAACGGCAGCGCCCAGCAGACCATCGACGCGATCACCCTGCCGGGGGCCGCGGCGACGGTGACGCTCAAGGCCGCCGAAGGCGCCGGCCCGATCACGATCCCCGCGGGCGGCTCGGTCGTCATCGGCGGCGAGGGCAACGCCTCCGCCGTGATCGAGAACGGCCGCGAGGCCGTCAAGGACGGCGCCGCCCAGCGGGTCGTCTTCAAGCTGAGCCAGACCGGCGACGTGTCCCTGAACGCCTTCGTCGTACCCGCGAAGGGCTACTTCGAGGGGTACGGCCCGAGCGAGCTGCCGAAGCCGCCCGGCGCCACTCCGGACGCCACCCCGTCGGACACCCCGGCCGAGACGCCCTCGGGCGAACCGTCCGGCGACGCCGAGCACGCGGCCGGTCACTGACCCGGAACACACGAGGGCGCCCCACCGGATCAGATCCGGTGGGGCGCCCTCGCGCGTAGGCCGGACGGTCGGTCCTCGCACGCGCGCCAGGCCGGGCGTGTCCGGGTCACCCCGCGACGCGCGCCGGAACCGTACGCCACGCGCCCCGGGAACGGCTCGGCGCGGCGGTCACGGCCGGTCACGGTCTACGGCTCGAACTTGTAGCCCAGCCCCCGGACCGTCACCAGATAGCGCGGCGCGCCCGGGTCCGGTTCGATCTTGGCGCGCAGCCGCTTGACGTGGACGTCGAGGGTCTTGGTGTCGCCGACGTAGTCCGCGCCCCAGACGCGGTCGATGAGCTGCATCCGCGTCAGCACCCGGCCCGCGTTCCGCAGCAGCATCTCCAGCAGGTCGAACTCCTTCAGCGGAAGGTCGACCTTGCCTCCGGAGACCGTCACGACGTGGCGGTCCACGTCCATCCGCACCGGACCGGCCTCCAGGGCCGCCGGCGTGACCTCCTCCGGTTCCCCGCGGCGGCGCAGCACCGCGCGGATGCGGGCGACCAGCTCCCGCGAGGAGAAGGGCTTGGTGACGTAGTCGTCGGCTCCTATCTCCAGGCCGACGACCTTGTCGATCTCGCTGTCCTTGGCGGTCACCATGATGACCGGGACGTTCGAGCGGCCGCGCAGCTGGCGGCACACCTCGGTACCGGGCAGACCCGGCAGCATCAGGTCGAGGAGGACGAGGTCCGCTCCGTTGCGCTCGAACTCGTCGAGTCCGTCGGGCCCGGTCGCGGCGACCGCGACCTCGAAGCCTTCCTTGCGGAGCATGTACGACAGGGCGTCGCTGAAGGATTCCTCATCCTCGACGACGAGCACTCGGGTCACGGAAGGACCTCCGGGGCAGGGAGCGGTTCGGTCATGAGATCGGGGGTGGGCGAGTCGGGCGAACGGCGGTCCCGTGCGGCGCCCGCCTCGGGCAGTCGCAGGGTGAAGGTGGAGCCCTGGCCTTCGGTGCTCCAGACCGTGACCTCGCCGCCGTGCGAGGCGGCCACGTGCTTGACGATGGCCAGGCCCAGACCCGTACCGCCGGTGGCACGGGAGCGGGCCGGGTCGACTCGGTAGAAGCGCTCGAAGATGCGCTCCTTGTCCTTGTCGGGGATGCCGATGCCCTGGTCGGTGACGGCTATCTCGATCAGGTCGCCGCCGGGTGCGGCGATCTTGCGGGCCGCGATGCCGACGCGGGTGTGGGCCGGAGAGTAGTTGACGGCGTTCTCGACGAGGTTGCCGAGAGCGGCGGCGAGCTGGCCGCGGCTGCCCCAGACGTGCAGGCCGGCGGTGCCGCCGGAGGCCATGGTGATCTGCTTGGTGGAAGCCGGGTGGCGGGAACGGTCGATGGCCTCGGCGACCAGCTCGTCCACGGGCACCGGCTCGGAGTCCTCCAAGGGGTCGTCGTTCTGGACCCGGGAGAGGTCGATGAGTTCCTGTACGAGATTGGTGAGGCGGGTCGCCTCGATCTGCATCCGGCCCGCGAAACGGGTGACCGCCTCGGGATCGTCCGAGGCGTCCATGACGGCCTCGGAGAGCAGGGACAGCGCACCGGTCGGGGTCTTCAGCTCGTGACTCACGTTGGCCACGAAGTCGCGCCGCACCGCCTCGATGCGGCGAGCCTCGGTCAGGTCCTCGACGAGCAGCAGGACCAGGCGGGAACCGAGCGGCGCCACCCGGGCGGAGACCGCGAGGGCCTCGACACGGCCGGTGCCGCGCCGGGGCAGATCCAGTTCGACCTGCCGTATCTCCCCGTCGCGACGGGTGTCCCGGGCCATGTTGAGCATGGGCTCGACAGCCAGCTTGCCGCCCCGGACCAGGCCGAGGGCGTACGCCGCCGAGCTGGCCTTGACCACCGAGTCGCTCTCGTCGAGAACGACCGCGGAGGACCGCAGCACGGAGAGCACGGTGTCGACACCGGGCGGCAGCACGGCGTCGGTGTGCAGGGAGGTACGGGTGGGTCGCGCCTGGTCGCGTTCGCTCCAGCGGAACGCCAGCATGGCGATCACGCCGGTGCACACCCCGGCGATCGCTGCCAATGCGGCAACCGCCGCGTTCACGTCCATGCCCTCAAGGTTATGCGGGTCGACGGACACTCTCCCAGCCGTGCGAGTGGCTGCTCGAACAGTCGTCGCCCAGAGTTCACCATGGGGACGGCGTTGATTCATTTGCCCTGATGGCGAGGCCGGCGGGCGTCGCCCAGAGTTCACCAGGGAGACAGGGTCGGTTCATTTGTGGTGGAGGAGCCGGACGCGTACGGGGCCGAACGTGGGAGCGTGGGGGTCCGAGCCCCACCCGGACACCGGCCCCCGGACTGCCGTGGAGAAAGAGGGACACCCATGCGGGACGCGTACCACGAGGAACTCGACTCGATCGGAGAGAGCCTGGTCGAGATGGCCCGGCTCGTCGGGTCGGCGATCGGGCGCGCCACGACGGCGATGCTCGACGCGGATCTGAAGCTCGCGGAGAGCGTGATCGCGGCCGACCAGAAGGTCGACGATCTCCAGCACGACCTGGAGGCACGGGCCATAGCCCTCCTCGCACGGCAGCAGCCGGTGGCCACGGATCTGCGGATCGTGGTCACCTCGCTGCGGATGAGCGCCGACCTGGAGCGCTCGGGCGACCTGGCGCAGCACGTGGCGAAGCTGGCACGGCTGCGGTTCCCGGACAGGGCGGTGCCGCGGGACCTGCACGCCACGATCCTGGAGATGGGACAGCTGGCGCAGCGCCTGATGGCGAAGGCCGCCGAGGTCATCATCACGAAGGACGTCGACCTGGCGCTCCAGCTGGAGCAGGACGACGACGAGATGGACCGGCTGCACCGGACCCTGTTCCAGCACCTGATGGACGACCGATGGAAGCACGGCATCGAGACGGCCGTGGACGTGACGCTGCTGGGTCGCTACTACGAGCGTTTCGCGGACCACGCGGTGTCGGTCGCCAAGCGGGTCGTCTACCTGGTGACGGGCGAGCACGCGGACGAGCTCCAGCAGACGGACGCGCCGGTGGAGGGCGCGTAGGACGCCCCTCCGGGCGCGTCGCCCCGGAGGTTCCGGCCCGGTCCGGAGCGTCCGGGGATCCGTCGCACCTCTGTGCGCCGTTGATGCGCCCGGTCC encodes:
- a CDS encoding DUF461 domain-containing protein, which codes for MSRSLRRGALAATAIVISIASLSACGAGNDAQTLGVRPDNAAVTVEDVKVQNALVITQPGLTAAGPAVVSATVFNNGSAQQTIDAITLPGAAATVTLKAAEGAGPITIPAGGSVVIGGEGNASAVIENGREAVKDGAAQRVVFKLSQTGDVSLNAFVVPAKGYFEGYGPSELPKPPGATPDATPSDTPAETPSGEPSGDAEHAAGH
- a CDS encoding response regulator transcription factor; the encoded protein is MTRVLVVEDEESFSDALSYMLRKEGFEVAVAATGPDGLDEFERNGADLVLLDLMLPGLPGTEVCRQLRGRSNVPVIMVTAKDSEIDKVVGLEIGADDYVTKPFSSRELVARIRAVLRRRGEPEEVTPAALEAGPVRMDVDRHVVTVSGGKVDLPLKEFDLLEMLLRNAGRVLTRMQLIDRVWGADYVGDTKTLDVHVKRLRAKIEPDPGAPRYLVTVRGLGYKFEP
- a CDS encoding sensor histidine kinase; amino-acid sequence: MDVNAAVAALAAIAGVCTGVIAMLAFRWSERDQARPTRTSLHTDAVLPPGVDTVLSVLRSSAVVLDESDSVVKASSAAYALGLVRGGKLAVEPMLNMARDTRRDGEIRQVELDLPRRGTGRVEALAVSARVAPLGSRLVLLLVEDLTEARRIEAVRRDFVANVSHELKTPTGALSLLSEAVMDASDDPEAVTRFAGRMQIEATRLTNLVQELIDLSRVQNDDPLEDSEPVPVDELVAEAIDRSRHPASTKQITMASGGTAGLHVWGSRGQLAAALGNLVENAVNYSPAHTRVGIAARKIAAPGGDLIEIAVTDQGIGIPDKDKERIFERFYRVDPARSRATGGTGLGLAIVKHVAASHGGEVTVWSTEGQGSTFTLRLPEAGAARDRRSPDSPTPDLMTEPLPAPEVLP
- the phoU gene encoding phosphate signaling complex protein PhoU, which gives rise to MRDAYHEELDSIGESLVEMARLVGSAIGRATTAMLDADLKLAESVIAADQKVDDLQHDLEARAIALLARQQPVATDLRIVVTSLRMSADLERSGDLAQHVAKLARLRFPDRAVPRDLHATILEMGQLAQRLMAKAAEVIITKDVDLALQLEQDDDEMDRLHRTLFQHLMDDRWKHGIETAVDVTLLGRYYERFADHAVSVAKRVVYLVTGEHADELQQTDAPVEGA